From the genome of Candidatus Hydrogenedentota bacterium:
ACGGAGGCGATGGGCGCGGAGAATGTCGCGGCGGACGACGCGACACGCGACCGGTATGCGCGCACGACGCAAGACGCGGGGACGCGCCCGTTGTGCGTGTTGTATCCGCGTTCGACGGCGGAGGTGCAGGCGGCAGTGCGGATTGCGGCAAATCACCACATTGCCCTGTATCCGATTTCGCGCGGCTGCAATTGGGGGTATGGCGATGCCTGCGCGCCCACGCATGGCGCAGCCATCCTCGATCTGAGCCGCATGAACCGCATCGTCGAAGTCAACACCGAACTGGCCTACGCGATCATCGAGCCGGGCGTGACCCAGCAACAATTGTACGAGTGCCTGCGCGAACGCAAATCCGGCCTTTGGCTCGATTGCACGGGCGCGGGACGCGACGCGAGCCTCGTGGGAAACACGCTCGACCGGGGATTTGGACATACCCGCTACGGCGATCATGTCCTGAGCACGTGCGGCATGGAAATTGTCCTTGCGGATGGACAGGTCTTAAAAACGGGATTCGGACATTACGAAGACGCAAGGGCGGCTCATATCTATCGTTACGGGGTCGGTCCCTCGCTCGACGGGCTTTTCTGCCAGTCCAATCTTGGCATCGTCACCCAAATCGGGATCTGGCTCATGCCGGAACCGGAGGCCTTTTGTTTCTTCTTCATCAAACTCGACCGCGACACAGACCTCGACGAGTTGATCGATCGCCTGCGCCCCTTGCGATTGCAGGGCGTCATCGCTTCCGCCGTGCACATCGGCAACGACCTGCGTATCCTTAGCGCCTCGGGGCGTTATCCATGGGCGCAGAGCGGCGGCAAGACCCCATTGCCGGACGACATCCGCGCACGGCTTGCGCAGGAAGCCGGTGTGGGCGCATGGAACGCGGGCGGTTCCCTGACAGGAACAGCGGGACACGTGCGCGCCTCGATCCGCGCATTGCGCAAGGCGATGAAAGGCCTCGCCCGCGTCGTATTCGTTGACGACCGCAAACTCGCCTTGGGCGGCATGGCCGAGAGCGCCCTCCACGTATTCGGCGCCGGGAAGAAACTCGGACGGCAGTTGCAGGCGTTACGGCACAATTACGGGCTGTTGCAAGGCGTCCCGACGGACGAACCGCTCCTGGGCGCCCAATGGCGGTTGCGAAAACCGCCCGACGGCGATGTTTGCGATCCGCTCGATGCCGGCTGTGGTCTGATGTGGATTTCCCCTGTCGTACCCATGACCGGCCGCGATGCACGCGCCGTGCTATCCATTGCCGAACCGTTGTTCGACGATTTCGGGTTTGAGTTACTCGCGACCTTCACGCTGATTAACGAGCGCGCCATGATCGCCATCCTCAACGTCGCCTTCGACAAATCCGACGCGGAAGAGACCGCGCGCGCCACAGCCTGTTATGACGCGACCATGGACGCGCTTATCCGCGCCGGATACTACCCATATCGGGTGGGCCTTCGGGGTCTCTCCAAGATTCAGCGGGCGGACGACGTCTTCTGGGACGTGGCCGCCGCCGTCAAGCATGCGCTGGATCCTCATGGCATTATTGCGCCCGGACGTTATATTCCCGTCCAGGACCCATAACGTGCCGAATTGTATTCCTTGCAAAGCCCCTGTAAAACTGGGATGTCATACGGAGGGATTGGCATGGAGACTGTTTGTTACGAGGAGTTGACGCCGCGGGCGTTTCGGAAACGGCTGACCGCCGCGCCGATTGCGTATGTCCCGCTGGGCACGCTCGAATGGCACGGCGAACATCTGCCGCTCGGTTCAGATGGCCTGCAATCGCGGGGATTTTTCATCGAACTCGCACGCGAGGTAGGCGGCGTCGTGTTGCCGATGCTTTTCCTCGGCCCGGATTTCCGGCAAGAATATGAGGGACACCCATACTACGGCATGGACGTTTACTCTTTTTCGGACGGCATCCCCCGGCGGCTCGAAGGCAGCGCCTATTGGGTCGAACAGGCATTCTACGAAGCAATGCTCGATCGCATCGTCGCGCAACTGGTGCGCGCCGGTTTCCGCATTCTTGTGGGTCATGGGCACGCCCCTTCTGTACAGGCGTGGCTGGGCCGCAAGATTGAATGGGAGGCGCATTACGGAGTCAAAGTCTTCGCCTGTTGGCGTGAAGACGAGAGCGACGGACTCGGCATTCAGACGGATCATGCGGCGGCGAACGAAACATCGCTTGTAATGGCGTTGCGGCCGGACCTCGTCGAAATGAACGGCCTCGACCCCGATCCCGCCGTGCAGCCGCTGGGCATCGGCGGCGACGATCCGCGCATCCACGCCAGCCCGGAAAAAGGACGCAAAGCGATTGACATGCAACGCGCGCGCATGGCGGCCATGTTGCGTGATGTGTTGCGGCAGGTTCGCGTATGAGCTACCGCATCGGCCTCGACACGATCCTTCTGCGTCCCACCGAACGGATCGCGCATACCGAGTATTGCTCAAACGAGGCGCTCATTCGGGCGCTGCTGCCGGACGGCGGCTGCGCGGAGGACGCGCTCAACCTGGATTTTATCTGGAATACGAACGACGGGCCGGTTCCGTGGTCTGAACGCGGGCGCGTGACCGATATGGGCCACGCGGAATTCCTCGAAAACGGCCGCGACAAGCGTCCGCCGAAACCGTCGCCGTTTTACAATGTGGAGGACGTGCTGGCCTTCGACGCGGTTGCGGAATACGGCTTGCCGGATTTCGATGCGCTCGTCGGGTATTATGAAAAATCATATTGCGATTTTCAGGCCGCGCGTCCCAACCAAGTCGTTACGGGCGGCTACTACAAGACAATTGTATCGGGCGCCATCGAGGCTTTCGGGTGGGACCTGCTGTTGACGGCCGCCGCTGATCAAGACCGCTTTGAAAAGGTGCTCGACTCGATCTTCCGTCTGAGCCGGCATCACTACCAGGCATGGGCACGGACCTCGATTGAAGCCTTTATCTGCCATGACGACATGGTGTGGACCGAGGGGCCGTTCATGGATCCCGCGTTCTATCGCCGGGCTATTTTTCCACGCTACCGGCAACTTTGGAAGATATTGAAGGATGCGGGCAAGAAGGTCCTGTTCTGTTCCGACGGCAATTTTACGATGTTCATTGACGATCTGGCTGACGCCGGCGCGGACGGTTTTATTTTCGAACCGCTGACGTCGCTCGAACGGGTCGTCGCGGGATACGGCAAGACGCATTTCATCGCGGGCAGTTTTGTGGACTGCCGCACACTGACCTTCGGCACGCCGTCCGAAATCCAGGTGGAAGTGGACGCGACCCTGCGATTGGCGCGCGCATGCCCCGGTTTCATGTTTGCCGTCGGCAACCACATTCCAAGTAATGTGCCCGTCGAGAATGCGTTGTTTTACTTGTCGTATCTGAAACAACACGGGAATAGATGAAAGTAATGCCAAGAAGATCTCGCCACGAAGGACACGAAGCGCACGAAGAGAAATATTATTGTTCGGCGGGCCGTCAGGATTTGACACCTGAATTGGTTCCCGTTCCATTCTTGCCCTTTATTCTTTTTGCATTCTTCACCGATGAAACAAAAAAAATTCGATCCCCTCTTCATCCCCCGTCATTTGCCATTCCCAAACCCCAAAGACTTCGTGCTCTTCGTGTTCTTCGTGGTGCAATATGCACACTCTTCATCCTCATGGCGTCTCCGGCATTCGCCTATCAGGAGGCGCCGATGCTGGCGGAACGCGTCGCGCGCGGCGAATTGCCGTCCGTAGTGGATCGTCTGCCGGAAAATCCGGCCGTGGTCGAACCGGTCGAATCCATCGGCCGGTATGGCGGTTCGTGGCGTCGGCTGGCCGTGGGACCGGCGGATATCGGCCTGAATTCGCGTCTGGGATACGAGTCGCTTGTGCGCTGGGATCGCGGCGCGATCGGCGTAATTCCGGGGCTGGCGGAACGCTGGGACGTTCTCGACGGCGGGCGGAGGTACGTGTTCCATCTCCGCAAAGGCACGCGATGGTCCGATGGCGCGCCGTTCACATCGGAAGACCTCATGTTCTGGTTCGAGGACGTGCTGGGCAACAAGGAACTGACGCCGGTCTTTCCATCGTGGCTCACGCTCGACGGCGAACCGGTCCATATCGCCGCGCCCGATCCGTATTGGGTCGAATTCCGTTTCGGCAAACCCTATGGAATTTTCCTCGAATTCACGGCCTTCAACGGCATTTCGATGTTTTATCCGAAACACTATTTGAAACAGTTTCATCCCAAATATGCAGACAAGACGGATCTCGAACAAAAAGCCAAAGCCAAAGGCATGGCGTTCTGGCATCAACTGTTTGGCCGGATGGCGAATTGTGAACAAAACGTGGATCTTCCGACACTAAAACCCTTTGTGCTGCGCACGCCGCCGCCCGCAACACGGCTGGTCGCAGAACGCAATGCGTATTATTGGAAGGTGGATCCGGCGGGCAACCAACTCCCTTATCTTGATTCCATCGTGTACACGATGGTTCAGAGTCCGGAAATCCTCAATTTCAAGGCCATGACCGGCGATGCCGATTTCCAGGATCGCCGCATTGATGCCGCCAACTTTCCGCTGTTCATGGAAAACCGCCAGAAGGGCCGGTACCGTGTCCTGCGCGACGGCAATCCAACGCCGGTCGTCGTCTATGTCAATCCGTGCAGCCCGAATGCGGATCTCCGCGATATCCTGCGCGACCGCCGATTCCGCATCGCACTGTCCACGGCCATCAACCGCCCCGAACTCATCCAACTCATTTACTCGGACATGGCCCAGCCCTCACGCGGCATCGCGTCGCCGTTCGACCCGTATTACCGGCCCGAATTCGAGGCGGACTACATGAACTACGATCCCGCGCTCTCAAACCGGCTGCTCGACGAACTCGGCCTGACGCGCGGACGCGACGGCTTGCGGCGTTTACCGTCTGGAAAGCCGTTTCGCGAGATGCTCAACGTCTATCCCGCCGAAACGGGCGTCGGACCCGATCTTTGGCAACTTGTGGTGGACTACTGGCGCGAGGTGGGACTCGATTTCACCGTGAAGGTTGACGCCGTTGCGCTCAGCGTCATGCAAACGGCCAACGGCAACACGAATTTCTGGGCCTATGCCGCTTCGGGCATGATGTGGATCGTGGATCCCATCTGGTACGTGCCGTGGACGAATTTCAGCTATTTCGCGCCGTTGTACGGGCGCTACTACGCCACGAACGGCAAGGGCGGCGTCGAACCGCCCGAGGAATACCGCCGCCTGCGCGAATGGTACCTCGAATTGCGGTCGTGTGTCGGCAACGACGCGCGAAAACTCGAATTGGGCCGCAACATCCTCCGGCAGTTCTCCGAATCCTGCTACACCATCGGCATCTGCCGCCCGGATTTGCTCGCCATCGTGTCGAACCGGTTCAGAAATGTACCGGAACACATCGTGCACGATTACCGCGTCATGACCCCCGGCTACATCGGCATCGAGCAGTTCTACATTGACGAGGGACGCTGAACCATGTTGGCCTATATCGTCAAACGCCTCATTATTGCCATTCCGACGCTGTTGCTCATTTCGATCATCTCGTTCGTCATCATTCAACTGCCGCCCGGCGATTACCTCACGACGTACATCGCCAATCTCGCGCAAACCGGCGAGACGGCGGATGAGGCCGTCATTGAAAGCCTCCGCGCGCGATACGGACTCGACAAGCCGCTGCCGGTCCAGTACATCAAATGGATCGGCGGCGTGTTGCACGGCGATTTCGGCCAATCCTTCTCGCTCAACAAGCCCGTCCGGGAACTCATTTGGGAACGGCTGGCCTTGACCATGGCCATCGCGCTCATCACCGTCGTCTGCACGTGGATCATCGCCGTGCCCATCGGCATCTATTCCGCGACGCACCAATACAAATTCTTCGACTATTTTTTCACTTTCCTCGGCTTTATCGGCATGTCCACACCGGCCTTTCTGTTCGCGCTGATCCTCATGTGGATTTCCTACACGGTCTTCGGCACGAGCGTCGGCGGACTCTTCTCCGACGCGCAGGCCGCCGCGCCATGGTCATGGGCGAAAGTCGCCGACCTGCTCCGGCACATCTGGGCGCCCGTGACGGTCCTCGCGGTCGGCGGCACGGCGGACCTGATCCGGCTCGTCCGCGCGAACCTGCTCGACCAACTCGAAATGCCCTACGTCGTCACGGCGCGCGCAAAGGGACTGTCCGAGTGGCGGCTGTTGATCAAGTATCCCGTGCGCATTGCAATCAACCCCATCGTCAGCACGATTGGGTGGATGTTGCCCGGCCTCATTTCCGGATCCGTCATCGTGGACATGGTGCTCAGCCTGCCGACGACCGGCCCGTTGATGATGAATGCGCTCATGGAGCAGGACATGTATCTTGCCGGATCGTTCATCCTGATCCTAAGCACGCTGACCGTCATCGGCACGCTGATTTCCGACATCCTGCTCGCATGGGTTGACCCGCGCATCCGTTTCGGAGGGCAGGCGTCATGAGCCACTCCGACATACATGAAGATCGCCTCTATGTCGCGAGCCAATGGCGCCTCATGTGGTGGAAGTTTCTCGATCACCGCGTGGCCGTTTTCGCGTTGATCGTTCTTGCATGCCTTTACGCCGTCGCGATTTTCTGCGAATTCATCGCGCCCAACGCGCCCAACGCGCGCGACGCCCGCCGTAGTTACGAGCCGCCGCAACGGCCGCGCATCGTCCATCAGGGCCGCCTCCACCGGCCTTTCGTCTACCCACATATCCAGCACATCAACCCGGAAACGCTTGCGCGAACCTATACCGACGACACCGAGCGCCCAATTTCGATCCGCTTGTTCGCGCGCGGCGATGATTACCGACTCTGGGGACTTCTACCCATGAACCGCCACCTCGCCGGATTGTCCGACGGCTCGCGCTGGTGTCCGATGGGAACGGATCGTCTCGGCCGCGACCTCTTCAGTCGGATCCTCTACGGCAGCCGGATTTCGCTTTCGCTCGGACTTGTCGGCGTGTTTCTGAGCCTTGTCCTCGGTATCGTTATCGGCGGCGTGTCCGGCTACTACGGCGGTATCTTGGATACATTGATTCAACGCCTGATCGAAGTCCTGCGATCCTTCCCCACGATTCCACTCTGGCTCGCGCTGAGCGCCGCGATGCCGTCCCACTGGACACAGGTCCAAGTCTACTTTTGCATGACCGTCATCCTCGCGCTAATCGGATGGACCGGTCTCGCGCGCGTCGTCCGGGGTAAAGTGCTCTCGCTGCGCGAAGAAGACTACGCCCTCGCGGCCAAAGTCGCCGGGGTGCGCGAATTCGCCATCATCCTCAAACACCTTGTCCCCGGTTTCACCAGCCACCTGATCGTATCCGTCACACTCGCGATCCCCGGCATGATCCTCGCCGAAACCTCCCTCAGTTTCCTTCGTCTCGGCCTCCGTCCGCCGACCATCAGTTGGGGCGTCCTTCTGCAGGACGCACAGAACATCCGCGCCATCGCGCTCTACCCATGGCTCATGTTCCCCGTCCTCTTCGTCATCGTCACCGTCCTCATGTTCAACTTCCTCGGCGACGGCCTCCGCGACGCCGCCGACCCGTACAGCCATTGAGTCCGAGTCCTTTTCTGGCGTTGATTTGACGTACTCCGGCGGGCATGGTAAGATTCCGATCGGGAGAATGGGTTCCCAAGGAGGATACGCCGTTGAAAAGCCTCTCCGCAAAAGGGTTTACGCTTATTGAACTGCTGACCGTGATCGCGATTATCTCCATTTTGGCCAGCATGATTTTCATTGTCGGGCCGCGCATGATCGAGCGGGCCAAGATCACGAGTTGGACCCAGACCTGCAACGAACTTCGCACAACGGCCGTTGCCTTCTATACCAAAAAGGCCGTTGGCGTGGACACATTTCCGCCCGCCTACGGCTACCTGCGGCAAGCCGTGGACGAATCGCTGCAACACGAAATTGGCCAAGGACATGACAACGATTACTTCTGCTTGGTTCCTTACGTCAGTCCGCTCAAGTACATGCGCAATTATGACGTGTACGATCCGTTCGGCACGCGCACCCACGATACCGACATGGACGGGGCGTTGAGCCTCCTCGAATTTTCGCTGGTGGGCGAAAAAGATGTGCGAACAAACCAATATGTTTTCTCGCAAGAGGCGAAGACCCTGCGGTATGACGGGACAAATCTCTCCACCGAGGTGGAGCGGCAATTGCGCGGCGGCGCGGACATTTCGCCCCAGCGTCCTATGATCTATATCCCCGTGAATCTCGCCCAGACTCAGCTGGTCTATGAATATTACGCCAAGATCATGTATGACAACGGCGAGTTGCTCGCGGGCGCCCATGCGACACGCTGGGATCCGAACGAAACGTTTCCCAACAGTCCCGATCCATCGAATCCCCTGAAAAAACTCAGTTTCCCGCCGATCCGGTACGACGATTTCATTCTGATCAGCGTGGGACCGGGAGGGGATACCGGCGGAATTGTTACACCCATGCGGGTTTCAAACAACGCTCGCATAGCCTACACCGAGGAATTCCTGGCCAACGTGAACAAATTCCACTGGTACCATGTGCTGGCATTGCGCGCCTATTATCTGGCGACGCGCGACATAAACGACAACAAAATGCTGGATTTCGACTACCGTAACCGGACCCGGTCCGGGGAGGCCAATCCGGCGAATTATTCAAATCCAGACCTCTGCCTGCTGCCCAACGGCACCAACGGTTACGGACCGTTGATTTATATGCCCAACAAGGCCGCAAGTCGGCCCTAATCGCATTCGACCACGGAATCGGAGAAACCCACATGTTCAGACCGGAGATCAAAGTACTCGATTGCAGCATTCGCGACGGCGGACTGATGAACGAATGGAAGTTCGACAAGGCGCTGGTCAAGGAAGTGTTTCACAACCTGGCGCAGGCCGGCGTGGACTATGTCGAACTCGGTTATCGGGCCGACAAGAAACAGTTCAAGGTCGAGGATTTTGGACCGTGGCGGTTCTGCGACGAGGCGGATCTGCGCGAGGTCGCCTACGAATGCGACACGAAAGTGTCGGTCATGGTTGACGTCGGGCGGGTGGATTACGACGATTTTCTGCCGGCGGACGAGTCCATCATCAAGTTGTTTCGCGTCGCGACCTACGTGAAGGACATTGATAAGGCCATCCATCTTGGCAAGCATATTCGCTCCTTTGGCTACGACGTGTCTGTCAACATCATGGCCGTCTCGCATGCGCTCGAACCGGATCTCGACGAAGCCATCGCGCAACTCGCCGAAACCGATTTCCAAATGGTCTACATCGTGGACAGTTTCGGCTATTTCTACTCCGAGCAGATTCATTACCTTGCCGAAAAATATCTGGCGGGACTCAAGGGCAAACAGATAGGCATCCATTGTCACAACAACCAGCAGCTGGCTTTCGCCAACACCATCGAGGCCATCATCAAGGGCGTCAATTATCTCGATGCGAGCATCTACGGCATCGGCCGCGCCGCCGGCAATTGCCCGCTCGAACTCCTGATTGGTTTTCTCAAGAACCCCCGATACAATATCCGCCCCGTGATGGATCTCATCCAGAACCATTTTGTGGACATGTGCAAGGAACTGCGGTGGGGATACGAAATCCCCTATGCCATCACCGGCATGCTCAACAAGCATCCGCGCGCGGCCATGGCCTTCATGAAAGGCGTTCACGGAAACACCTTTTCCGAATTTTACCAGAGCCTGGCCGACGTGGACGATATTTGATCGATCGGTCCCGATTGCGCAAAACGGCGATCAGGGCGTCCGCCAAAGAAGAAACAGCGCGATGCCGAGCGCAAGGGCGATGCAGGCGGCAACAGCCGCGCCAATCCAAAGAAACGCCCCTTTCCCTTTCTGAATTTCGGACGGCTCAGGACTTCCCGTGTCCATTCCCTTTTCCGCCGGCATGAGCGTCAGCAGGCTGCGTTTCAACTCTGCGGCGCGCGGATCCTGAAACTGGGCCGTGATGACGTCGCACAGGACGGCCGCCTCATAAATCCGGTTGAGTTTTTGAAGGCATTTGGCGCGGGAAAACATGAACGGTTTAGTCTTGGGGAAGGCCGCATCCAGGCGCTCGACGATCGAAAGCGCGTCCTTGAAGCGGCCTTCCATGAAAAGCCGTTCCGCGCGCCGGTACAACTCGACCGCCTCGTTCGGATCCATCGCCCAATCGCCTTCCTGGTCAACGCCAGCCTGATTATACCATGCCGCCCTGTCTTCTATTCCTGGCTTTTTTTCAAATAATGCGCGTAGAAACGGATCAAATCCGCATAGTCCGCAACCGCAACCCGCTCATTGACCCCGTGCATGCTCTTAAGTCCCTGCGCATCGGCGGATATCGCCAGAAACCGGTAGACATTTTCCGAAAGACCGCAGAAATAACGGCTGTCCGTGCCGCCAAGGGTAAGATAAGGCGTCACGACAATCTCTTTGCCGCCGCGGACCTCCCGCAGCGTTTGTTCGATGCGCCGGTACGCCGCCGAATTCGTATCCGAAACGGGTGAGGGTTCGCGGGGCTTCCCGATGGGCGTTATCGCGACCCGGTCGTCGTTGATCAGCGCGCGTGCAAACGTGGTCACCGTCTCGACGCTGTCGCCGGCGAGAATGCGATAGTTCACGACGGCGGTCGCGCGACTGGGAAGCACATTCTCCTTGACGCCGGCGCTGGCCATTGTCACGGCGGCGGTGGTCCGAATGCCGGC
Proteins encoded in this window:
- a CDS encoding FAD-binding oxidoreductase encodes the protein MNDAVREWTEAMGAENVAADDATRDRYARTTQDAGTRPLCVLYPRSTAEVQAAVRIAANHHIALYPISRGCNWGYGDACAPTHGAAILDLSRMNRIVEVNTELAYAIIEPGVTQQQLYECLRERKSGLWLDCTGAGRDASLVGNTLDRGFGHTRYGDHVLSTCGMEIVLADGQVLKTGFGHYEDARAAHIYRYGVGPSLDGLFCQSNLGIVTQIGIWLMPEPEAFCFFFIKLDRDTDLDELIDRLRPLRLQGVIASAVHIGNDLRILSASGRYPWAQSGGKTPLPDDIRARLAQEAGVGAWNAGGSLTGTAGHVRASIRALRKAMKGLARVVFVDDRKLALGGMAESALHVFGAGKKLGRQLQALRHNYGLLQGVPTDEPLLGAQWRLRKPPDGDVCDPLDAGCGLMWISPVVPMTGRDARAVLSIAEPLFDDFGFELLATFTLINERAMIAILNVAFDKSDAEETARATACYDATMDALIRAGYYPYRVGLRGLSKIQRADDVFWDVAAAVKHALDPHGIIAPGRYIPVQDP
- a CDS encoding creatininase family protein translates to METVCYEELTPRAFRKRLTAAPIAYVPLGTLEWHGEHLPLGSDGLQSRGFFIELAREVGGVVLPMLFLGPDFRQEYEGHPYYGMDVYSFSDGIPRRLEGSAYWVEQAFYEAMLDRIVAQLVRAGFRILVGHGHAPSVQAWLGRKIEWEAHYGVKVFACWREDESDGLGIQTDHAAANETSLVMALRPDLVEMNGLDPDPAVQPLGIGGDDPRIHASPEKGRKAIDMQRARMAAMLRDVLRQVRV
- a CDS encoding uroporphyrinogen decarboxylase family protein is translated as MSYRIGLDTILLRPTERIAHTEYCSNEALIRALLPDGGCAEDALNLDFIWNTNDGPVPWSERGRVTDMGHAEFLENGRDKRPPKPSPFYNVEDVLAFDAVAEYGLPDFDALVGYYEKSYCDFQAARPNQVVTGGYYKTIVSGAIEAFGWDLLLTAAADQDRFEKVLDSIFRLSRHHYQAWARTSIEAFICHDDMVWTEGPFMDPAFYRRAIFPRYRQLWKILKDAGKKVLFCSDGNFTMFIDDLADAGADGFIFEPLTSLERVVAGYGKTHFIAGSFVDCRTLTFGTPSEIQVEVDATLRLARACPGFMFAVGNHIPSNVPVENALFYLSYLKQHGNR
- a CDS encoding ABC transporter substrate-binding protein translates to MLAERVARGELPSVVDRLPENPAVVEPVESIGRYGGSWRRLAVGPADIGLNSRLGYESLVRWDRGAIGVIPGLAERWDVLDGGRRYVFHLRKGTRWSDGAPFTSEDLMFWFEDVLGNKELTPVFPSWLTLDGEPVHIAAPDPYWVEFRFGKPYGIFLEFTAFNGISMFYPKHYLKQFHPKYADKTDLEQKAKAKGMAFWHQLFGRMANCEQNVDLPTLKPFVLRTPPPATRLVAERNAYYWKVDPAGNQLPYLDSIVYTMVQSPEILNFKAMTGDADFQDRRIDAANFPLFMENRQKGRYRVLRDGNPTPVVVYVNPCSPNADLRDILRDRRFRIALSTAINRPELIQLIYSDMAQPSRGIASPFDPYYRPEFEADYMNYDPALSNRLLDELGLTRGRDGLRRLPSGKPFREMLNVYPAETGVGPDLWQLVVDYWREVGLDFTVKVDAVALSVMQTANGNTNFWAYAASGMMWIVDPIWYVPWTNFSYFAPLYGRYYATNGKGGVEPPEEYRRLREWYLELRSCVGNDARKLELGRNILRQFSESCYTIGICRPDLLAIVSNRFRNVPEHIVHDYRVMTPGYIGIEQFYIDEGR
- a CDS encoding ABC transporter permease, with the protein product MLAYIVKRLIIAIPTLLLISIISFVIIQLPPGDYLTTYIANLAQTGETADEAVIESLRARYGLDKPLPVQYIKWIGGVLHGDFGQSFSLNKPVRELIWERLALTMAIALITVVCTWIIAVPIGIYSATHQYKFFDYFFTFLGFIGMSTPAFLFALILMWISYTVFGTSVGGLFSDAQAAAPWSWAKVADLLRHIWAPVTVLAVGGTADLIRLVRANLLDQLEMPYVVTARAKGLSEWRLLIKYPVRIAINPIVSTIGWMLPGLISGSVIVDMVLSLPTTGPLMMNALMEQDMYLAGSFILILSTLTVIGTLISDILLAWVDPRIRFGGQAS
- a CDS encoding ABC transporter permease, giving the protein MSHSDIHEDRLYVASQWRLMWWKFLDHRVAVFALIVLACLYAVAIFCEFIAPNAPNARDARRSYEPPQRPRIVHQGRLHRPFVYPHIQHINPETLARTYTDDTERPISIRLFARGDDYRLWGLLPMNRHLAGLSDGSRWCPMGTDRLGRDLFSRILYGSRISLSLGLVGVFLSLVLGIVIGGVSGYYGGILDTLIQRLIEVLRSFPTIPLWLALSAAMPSHWTQVQVYFCMTVILALIGWTGLARVVRGKVLSLREEDYALAAKVAGVREFAIILKHLVPGFTSHLIVSVTLAIPGMILAETSLSFLRLGLRPPTISWGVLLQDAQNIRAIALYPWLMFPVLFVIVTVLMFNFLGDGLRDAADPYSH
- a CDS encoding type II secretion system protein: MKSLSAKGFTLIELLTVIAIISILASMIFIVGPRMIERAKITSWTQTCNELRTTAVAFYTKKAVGVDTFPPAYGYLRQAVDESLQHEIGQGHDNDYFCLVPYVSPLKYMRNYDVYDPFGTRTHDTDMDGALSLLEFSLVGEKDVRTNQYVFSQEAKTLRYDGTNLSTEVERQLRGGADISPQRPMIYIPVNLAQTQLVYEYYAKIMYDNGELLAGAHATRWDPNETFPNSPDPSNPLKKLSFPPIRYDDFILISVGPGGDTGGIVTPMRVSNNARIAYTEEFLANVNKFHWYHVLALRAYYLATRDINDNKMLDFDYRNRTRSGEANPANYSNPDLCLLPNGTNGYGPLIYMPNKAASRP
- a CDS encoding aldolase catalytic domain-containing protein; translation: MFRPEIKVLDCSIRDGGLMNEWKFDKALVKEVFHNLAQAGVDYVELGYRADKKQFKVEDFGPWRFCDEADLREVAYECDTKVSVMVDVGRVDYDDFLPADESIIKLFRVATYVKDIDKAIHLGKHIRSFGYDVSVNIMAVSHALEPDLDEAIAQLAETDFQMVYIVDSFGYFYSEQIHYLAEKYLAGLKGKQIGIHCHNNQQLAFANTIEAIIKGVNYLDASIYGIGRAAGNCPLELLIGFLKNPRYNIRPVMDLIQNHFVDMCKELRWGYEIPYAITGMLNKHPRAAMAFMKGVHGNTFSEFYQSLADVDDI
- a CDS encoding tetratricopeptide repeat protein, with the translated sequence MDPNEAVELYRRAERLFMEGRFKDALSIVERLDAAFPKTKPFMFSRAKCLQKLNRIYEAAVLCDVITAQFQDPRAAELKRSLLTLMPAEKGMDTGSPEPSEIQKGKGAFLWIGAAVAACIALALGIALFLLWRTP